Sequence from the Thermodesulfobacteriota bacterium genome:
ATGTGTGAAACCGACTGCCTTATTCGCAAGACCATTGAGGAAAAAAAACCGATTGTAAACATGCCGGTCTATATTCTTCGTGCGGATAAAAAGCGCATTCCCATCAGTGTGACCACCGCTTTGTTGAAAGATTCACAGGGCGAGATTATCGGAGGCGTGGAGAGTTTCAGAGACTTGACGGTAGTTAACAAACTGAGGAAAGAACTTCGCAAACAACATTCTTTTGACGATATCGTGAGCAAGAGCGGGAAGATGCTCGAACTTTTTTCAATTCTGCCACAAATATCTGAAAGCAACAGTACCGTGCTGATTATGGGGGCAAGCGGTACCGGAAAAGAGCTTTTTGCCAGAGCCATTCATAACAATAGCCTGAAAAAAAAGGGGCCTTTCATAGCCATCAATTGCGGTGCCCTGCCCGACAATCTTTGCGAAGCCGAACTCTTTGGATACAAGGCCGGTGCGTTTACGGATGCAAAAAAAGACAAGCCCGGCCGGTTTGCCCTGGCCCAGAATGGGACCATTTTTCTAGACGAAATCGGTGATATCTCAAAGGCCGTGCAGGTCCGCTTGCTCCGTGTTCTGGAAAATAAGGTCTACGAACCTTTAGGATCCACCAAAACAATCAAAACAAATGCCAGGGTAATTGCGGCCACCAACCGAAACCTGGAAAGTATGGTAAAGGAAGGTAAATTCAGGGAAGACTTGTATTTTCGTATTGATATTATAAAATTATCACTAC
This genomic interval carries:
- a CDS encoding sigma 54-interacting transcriptional regulator; the encoded protein is MKLPKEQIKEHYQIILDSIADGVFTVNLDLHITSFNRGSEHITGIPREEAIGRPCFEVLRASMCETDCLIRKTIEEKKPIVNMPVYILRADKKRIPISVTTALLKDSQGEIIGGVESFRDLTVVNKLRKELRKQHSFDDIVSKSGKMLELFSILPQISESNSTVLIMGASGTGKELFARAIHNNSLKKKGPFIAINCGALPDNLCEAELFGYKAGAFTDAKKDKPGRFALAQNGTIFLDEIGDISKAVQVRLLRVLENKVYEPLGSTKTIKTNARVIAATNRNLESMVKEGKFREDLYFRIDIIKLSLPPLLERKEDIPLLADHFLERFKHLTGKKNVGLSQKAVAALMLYDWPGNVRELENAIEHAFVLCRDDLIRMHNLPDRIVPKNDSVLVPTGLTLKEIEKHAIQQALQRNQWKRMATARELGIDKNTLRRKINRFGIATPR